From Oncorhynchus masou masou isolate Uvic2021 chromosome 7, UVic_Omas_1.1, whole genome shotgun sequence, one genomic window encodes:
- the LOC135543193 gene encoding oocyte zinc finger protein XlCOF6-like isoform X3: MASVKLEDCSQTLELNVNLKDEEEEKIRTTVSHGYHVETFSTSREQQQQDQRAKRSHHCPHCEEIFPFLSKLKIHLKIHTGEKPYSCADCGKCFKTSTYLKVHQRTHTGEKPFFCPDCGTRFSQLSHLKSHERIHTGAKPYSCSDCGKCFKTSNELKVHQTTHTGEKPFFCPDCGSSFSQLSHLKSHERIHTGEKPYSCTDCGKCFTTSTYLKVHQRTHTGEKPYVCSDCGKCFTTSTYLKVHQRTHTGEKPYYCSDCGKRFKTSNELKVHQRTHTGEKPYICSDCGASFSHLGTLKTHQLIHTGEKPYFCSDCGKCFKTSTELKVHQRTHTGDKLYYCSECGTSFSQFSILKKHERIHTGEKPYVCSDCGASFSQLGTLKTHQRIHTGAKPYVCSDCGTSFSQLSNLKSHERIHTGEKPFFCSDCGVSFSQLGTLKTHQRIHTGAKPFSCSDCGKRFKTSNELKVHQRTHTGEKPYVCSDCGTSFSQLSNLKSHERIHTGEKPYSCSDCGKCFKTSTVLTVHQRTDTGGSLIPALTFEKVLKHQISLKFRSEHTQERSLTSALNV, translated from the coding sequence GATACCATGTTGAGACATTCTCCACATCCAGAGAGCAACAGCAGCAAGACCAGAGAGCTAAGAGGTCTCATCACTGCCCACATTGTGAAGAGATTTTCCCATTTCTATCAAAGCTAAAAATACAcctaaaaatacacacaggagagaagccgtaCTCCTGtgctgactgtggaaaatgcttcaaaacatcaacatatctaaaagttcatcagagaacacacacaggagagaagcctttcttctGCCCTGACTGTGGAACTCGTTTCTCTCAGCTTTCCCACTTAAaatcacatgaacgtatacacacaggagcgaagccttattcctgctctgactgtggaaaatgttttaaaacatcaaatgagctaaaagttcatcagacaacacacacaggagagaagcctttcttctGCCCTGACTGTGGAAGTAGTTTCTCTCAGCTTTCCCACTTAAaatcacatgaacgtatacatacaggggagaagccatacTCCTGCACTGACTGTGGgaaatgcttcacaacatcaacatatctaaaagttcatcagagaacacacacaggagagaagccttacgtctgctctgactgtggaaaatgcttcacaacatcaacatatctaaaagttcatcagagaacacacacaggagagaagccttattactgctctgactgtggaaaacgttttaaaacatcaaatgagctaaaagttcaccagagaacacacacaggagagaagccttacatctgctctgactgtggggcgaGTTTCTCTCATCTGGGCaccttaaaaacacaccaacTTATACACACTGGTGAGAAGCCAtacttctgctctgactgtggaaaatgcttcaaaacatcaactgagctaaaagttcatcagagaacacacacaggagacaagCTGTATTACTGCTCTGAGTGTGGAACTAGTTTCTCTCAATTTTCCATCTTAAAAaaacatgaacgtatacatacaggagagaagccttacgtctgctctgactgtggggcgagtttctctcagctgggcaccttaaaaacacaccaacgtatacacacaggagcgaagccttacgtctgctctgactgtggaactaGTTTCTCGCAACTTTCCAACTTAAaatcacatgaacgtatacatacaggagagaagcctttcttctgctctgactgtggggtgagtttctctcagctgggcaccttaaaaacacaccaacgtatacacacaggagcGAAGCCTttttcctgctctgactgtggaaaacgttttaaaacatcaaatgagctaaaagttcaccagagaacacacacaggagagaagccttacgtctgctctgactgtggaactaGTTTCTCGCAACTTTCCAACTTAAaatcacatgaacgtatacatacaggggagaagccatactcctgctctgactgtggaaaatgcttcaaaacatcaactgtgctaacagttcatcagagaacagacACAGGAGGAAGCCTTATTCCTGCTCTGACTTTCGAAAAAgttttaaaacatcaaataaGCTTAAAGTTCAGAagtgaacacacacaggagagaagccttacgtctGCTCTGAATGTGtaa
- the LOC135543193 gene encoding oocyte zinc finger protein XlCOF6-like isoform X2, whose protein sequence is MASVKLEDCSQTLELNVNIKDEEEEEKIRTTVSHGYHVETFSTSREQQQQDQRAKRSHHCPHCEEIFPFLSKLKIHLKIHTGEKPYSCADCGKCFKTSTYLKVHQRTHTGEKPFFCPDCGTRFSQLSHLKSHERIHTGAKPYSCSDCGKCFKTSNELKVHQTTHTGEKPFFCPDCGSSFSQLSHLKSHERIHTGEKPYSCTDCGKCFTTSTYLKVHQRTHTGEKPYVCSDCGKCFTTSTYLKVHQRTHTGEKPYYCSDCGKRFKTSNELKVHQRTHTGEKPYICSDCGASFSHLGTLKTHQLIHTGEKPYFCSDCGKCFKTSTELKVHQRTHTGDKLYYCSECGTSFSQFSILKKHERIHTGEKPYVCSDCGASFSQLGTLKTHQRIHTGAKPYVCSDCGTSFSQLSNLKSHERIHTGEKPFFCSDCGVSFSQLGTLKTHQRIHTGAKPFSCSDCGKRFKTSNELKVHQRTHTGEKPYVCSDCGTSFSQLSNLKSHERIHTGEKPYSCSDCGKCFKTSTVLTVHQRTDTGGSLIPALTFEKVLKHQISLKFRSEHTQERSLTSALNV, encoded by the coding sequence GATACCATGTTGAGACATTCTCCACATCCAGAGAGCAACAGCAGCAAGACCAGAGAGCTAAGAGGTCTCATCACTGCCCACATTGTGAAGAGATTTTCCCATTTCTATCAAAGCTAAAAATACAcctaaaaatacacacaggagagaagccgtaCTCCTGtgctgactgtggaaaatgcttcaaaacatcaacatatctaaaagttcatcagagaacacacacaggagagaagcctttcttctGCCCTGACTGTGGAACTCGTTTCTCTCAGCTTTCCCACTTAAaatcacatgaacgtatacacacaggagcgaagccttattcctgctctgactgtggaaaatgttttaaaacatcaaatgagctaaaagttcatcagacaacacacacaggagagaagcctttcttctGCCCTGACTGTGGAAGTAGTTTCTCTCAGCTTTCCCACTTAAaatcacatgaacgtatacatacaggggagaagccatacTCCTGCACTGACTGTGGgaaatgcttcacaacatcaacatatctaaaagttcatcagagaacacacacaggagagaagccttacgtctgctctgactgtggaaaatgcttcacaacatcaacatatctaaaagttcatcagagaacacacacaggagagaagccttattactgctctgactgtggaaaacgttttaaaacatcaaatgagctaaaagttcaccagagaacacacacaggagagaagccttacatctgctctgactgtggggcgaGTTTCTCTCATCTGGGCaccttaaaaacacaccaacTTATACACACTGGTGAGAAGCCAtacttctgctctgactgtggaaaatgcttcaaaacatcaactgagctaaaagttcatcagagaacacacacaggagacaagCTGTATTACTGCTCTGAGTGTGGAACTAGTTTCTCTCAATTTTCCATCTTAAAAaaacatgaacgtatacatacaggagagaagccttacgtctgctctgactgtggggcgagtttctctcagctgggcaccttaaaaacacaccaacgtatacacacaggagcgaagccttacgtctgctctgactgtggaactaGTTTCTCGCAACTTTCCAACTTAAaatcacatgaacgtatacatacaggagagaagcctttcttctgctctgactgtggggtgagtttctctcagctgggcaccttaaaaacacaccaacgtatacacacaggagcGAAGCCTttttcctgctctgactgtggaaaacgttttaaaacatcaaatgagctaaaagttcaccagagaacacacacaggagagaagccttacgtctgctctgactgtggaactaGTTTCTCGCAACTTTCCAACTTAAaatcacatgaacgtatacatacaggggagaagccatactcctgctctgactgtggaaaatgcttcaaaacatcaactgtgctaacagttcatcagagaacagacACAGGAGGAAGCCTTATTCCTGCTCTGACTTTCGAAAAAgttttaaaacatcaaataaGCTTAAAGTTCAGAagtgaacacacacaggagagaagccttacgtctGCTCTGAATGTGtaa